Proteins encoded in a region of the Flavobacterium sp. PMTSA4 genome:
- the priA gene encoding replication restart helicase PriA — MYFIEVIIPLSLSKTFTYKVSEKEYFFLKKGMRVAVPFGKNKVYTALVIDLHQNSPILYEPKEIHEIIDEKPIVNEIQIKHWFWIASYYMCSIGDVYRGAMPSALLLESETIITQKKDIEVDEKELTDDEFLIFEALQHQSSLKIQDVIGILNKKTVLPIIQQLISKEVVSLHEEIQEVYKPKLVKYIRLHPFFEKEEELISLLDSQKSEKRKKIILAFFQLKAQESKPISVKQLLEYSNISQSVLKVLIENNVFEEYAIQMDRVNFEENQLDKKLVLSKFQETAFNQIENQFKEKEVCLLHGVTASGKTEIYIKLIEKFIDDGKQILYLLPEIALTTQLVTRLTEYFGNKVAVFHSKYSNNERVEVWQNVLKSSETAQIVIGARSALFLPFSNLGFIIVDEEHEQTFKQQDPAPRYHARDSAIVLANSFDAKILLGSATPSIETYHNCLSGKYGLVNLKERYSNVPLPEIELIDLKDNYFRKKMNGHFSFSLIEKITEALSNGEQVILFQNRRGFSPVLECLTCGHIPQCPQCDVSLTYHKIKNQLRCHYCGYSIAKPSNCHQCSSLDLETKGFGTEQIELELKSLFPEKNIKRMDQDTTRGKFSFEKIIDGFKNREIDILVGTQMLAKGLDFDNVSLVGILNADNMLYFPDFRAFERSFQMITQVAGRSGRAEKRGKVIIQTYNPLHNIIQQVTNNDYDGMFKEQLYERKIYNYPPYCRMIKLTLKHRDFEKVKDGSFWLYQVLKQNLNIPVLGPEEPAVSRIRNEYIRTIIIKIPNDNSLQGTKKTIQKILNSFDMVSQYRAIKVVVNVDNY, encoded by the coding sequence ATGTATTTTATTGAAGTAATTATTCCTCTTTCATTATCTAAAACTTTTACTTATAAGGTTTCGGAAAAAGAATATTTTTTCTTGAAAAAAGGAATGCGAGTAGCAGTTCCATTTGGAAAAAATAAAGTTTACACTGCTTTAGTAATTGATTTGCATCAAAATTCACCAATACTTTATGAGCCAAAAGAAATTCATGAAATTATTGATGAAAAACCTATTGTAAACGAAATTCAAATAAAACATTGGTTTTGGATTGCTTCGTATTATATGTGTTCTATTGGTGATGTTTATCGTGGCGCAATGCCATCAGCTTTGTTATTAGAAAGTGAAACTATAATTACCCAAAAAAAGGATATAGAAGTTGATGAAAAAGAATTAACCGATGATGAGTTTTTAATTTTTGAAGCGTTACAACATCAATCTTCACTTAAAATTCAAGATGTTATTGGCATTCTTAACAAAAAAACGGTTTTACCAATTATTCAACAATTAATAAGTAAAGAGGTTGTTTCATTGCATGAAGAAATTCAAGAAGTTTATAAACCAAAACTTGTAAAATATATAAGATTGCATCCTTTTTTTGAAAAAGAAGAAGAATTAATTTCATTATTAGATTCACAAAAATCTGAAAAAAGAAAAAAAATAATTCTTGCTTTTTTTCAATTAAAAGCTCAAGAAAGCAAACCTATTTCAGTTAAGCAATTATTAGAATATTCAAATATTTCACAGTCTGTATTGAAGGTATTAATTGAAAACAATGTTTTTGAAGAATATGCAATTCAAATGGATAGAGTGAATTTTGAAGAAAATCAGCTTGATAAAAAACTAGTTTTAAGTAAGTTTCAAGAAACCGCTTTTAATCAAATTGAAAATCAATTTAAAGAAAAGGAAGTTTGTCTTTTGCATGGAGTTACTGCAAGCGGTAAAACCGAAATTTATATCAAGTTAATTGAAAAATTTATCGATGATGGAAAACAAATCCTTTATTTACTGCCAGAAATTGCATTAACAACTCAGTTAGTCACAAGATTGACTGAGTATTTTGGTAATAAAGTTGCTGTTTTTCATTCCAAATACTCTAATAATGAAAGAGTAGAAGTGTGGCAAAATGTTTTAAAAAGCTCTGAAACTGCTCAAATAGTTATTGGCGCAAGGTCTGCTTTGTTTTTGCCTTTTTCCAATTTGGGTTTTATTATTGTTGATGAAGAACATGAACAAACATTTAAGCAACAAGATCCAGCACCAAGATATCATGCTAGAGATTCGGCTATTGTTTTAGCAAATTCTTTCGATGCAAAAATTCTTTTGGGTTCAGCAACTCCTAGTATAGAAACTTATCATAATTGTTTGTCAGGGAAATATGGTTTGGTGAATTTAAAAGAACGATACAGTAATGTTCCGCTTCCTGAAATTGAATTAATTGACTTGAAAGACAATTATTTTAGAAAAAAAATGAATGGTCATTTTAGTTTCAGTTTAATAGAAAAGATTACTGAGGCACTTTCAAATGGCGAACAAGTAATTTTATTTCAAAATCGAAGAGGATTTTCACCTGTTTTAGAATGCTTGACATGCGGTCATATTCCGCAATGTCCACAATGTGATGTTAGTTTGACATACCATAAAATTAAAAATCAATTACGATGTCATTATTGCGGTTATTCAATTGCAAAACCATCAAACTGTCATCAATGTTCAAGTTTAGATTTAGAAACAAAAGGTTTTGGAACCGAACAAATTGAACTTGAATTAAAATCTTTATTTCCTGAAAAAAACATCAAAAGGATGGACCAAGACACAACTCGAGGAAAGTTTAGTTTTGAAAAAATTATTGATGGATTTAAAAACAGAGAAATAGATATTTTGGTTGGAACACAAATGCTTGCAAAAGGATTAGATTTTGACAATGTTTCACTTGTTGGGATTTTAAACGCTGATAACATGCTTTATTTTCCTGATTTTAGAGCTTTTGAAAGAAGTTTTCAAATGATAACGCAAGTAGCAGGACGATCGGGTAGAGCAGAAAAAAGAGGAAAAGTTATTATTCAAACATATAATCCATTGCATAATATTATACAGCAAGTTACCAATAATGATTATGATGGAATGTTTAAGGAACAACTTTATGAACGAAAGATTTATAATTATCCGCCATATTGTAGGATGATTAAATTAACTTTAAAGCATAGAGATTTTGAAAAAGTAAAAGATGGTTCATTTTGGCTGTATCAAGTATTGAAACAAAATTTAAATATTCCTGTTCTTGGTCCAGAAGAACCAGCAGTTTCAAGAATTAGAAATGAATATATCAGAACAATAATTATCAAAATTCCTAATGATAATTCATTGCAAGGCACAAAAAAAACTATCCAGAAAATACTGAATAGTTTTGATATGGTTTCTCAATACAGAGCAATAAAAGTAGTTGTTAATGTCGATAATTACTAG